One genomic segment of Hymenobacter psoromatis includes these proteins:
- a CDS encoding RagB/SusD family nutrient uptake outer membrane protein, with product MKTPYLALGLAGGLLLAAAGCKNFLEQPVLGQYAAGQFFTSDTNAILAVNAAYVPLSFRDASSNVLWVLGDLASDDALKGSNPGDQADFQSVQDFNTTPINAAVEAQWKRDYDGVFKCNVVLDGLPATNTSVSPVVLAQAVGQAQFLRAWYYFQLTTIYGDIPLHLTVETPEALQSPVVPQAQIFAQVEADCQAAAAALPPTWTGTDVGRATKGAALALLAKTYLYEKKWVMAAQTAQQVDGLGYKLLPVFADNFRAATKNNTEAVFAVQHTSNLSPGQGNSLNQWFAPRVQNGYGFYYPTPSLAASFEQSPAGVVDPRLDYTLGRKGQDFFGVPFDTTWTTTGYLSKKHLQPLTEVPAATKGDGNLNFQAIRYAEVLLIEAEALNEAGNGAAALAPLNQVRKRARESYLYDATLPGAGTVPPGLLPDITTTDQSQLRDLIRQERRVELATEFQRFFDIIRYGQAYATQALRGKPNFNYTKNRFFPIPQSERDTNKKLGI from the coding sequence ATGAAAACTCCCTATCTTGCGTTGGGCCTGGCGGGTGGCCTGCTGCTGGCCGCGGCCGGGTGCAAAAACTTTCTGGAGCAGCCGGTACTGGGGCAGTACGCGGCCGGGCAGTTTTTTACGTCCGACACCAACGCCATCCTGGCCGTGAACGCGGCCTACGTCCCGCTCTCGTTCCGCGACGCTTCTTCCAACGTGCTGTGGGTGCTGGGCGACCTGGCCTCGGACGATGCCCTGAAGGGCAGCAACCCCGGCGACCAGGCCGACTTTCAGAGCGTGCAGGATTTTAACACCACGCCTATCAACGCGGCCGTGGAGGCGCAGTGGAAGCGCGACTACGACGGGGTATTCAAGTGCAACGTGGTGCTCGACGGCCTGCCCGCCACCAACACCAGCGTGAGCCCGGTGGTGCTGGCCCAAGCCGTGGGGCAGGCCCAGTTTCTGCGGGCCTGGTACTATTTTCAGCTCACGACCATCTACGGCGATATTCCGCTGCACCTGACGGTGGAAACGCCCGAGGCGCTGCAAAGCCCGGTGGTGCCGCAGGCCCAGATTTTTGCGCAGGTGGAGGCCGACTGCCAGGCCGCTGCCGCCGCCCTACCCCCCACCTGGACGGGCACCGACGTGGGGCGCGCCACCAAGGGTGCGGCCCTGGCGCTGCTGGCCAAAACGTACTTGTATGAGAAGAAATGGGTGATGGCCGCCCAAACCGCGCAGCAGGTAGATGGGCTGGGCTACAAGCTGTTGCCAGTATTTGCCGACAACTTTCGGGCGGCTACCAAGAACAACACCGAAGCCGTGTTTGCGGTGCAGCACACCAGCAACCTGAGCCCCGGCCAGGGCAATAGCCTCAACCAGTGGTTTGCCCCGCGCGTGCAGAACGGCTACGGCTTTTACTACCCTACCCCCAGCCTGGCAGCCAGCTTCGAGCAGTCGCCGGCCGGGGTGGTAGACCCACGCCTCGACTACACGCTGGGCCGCAAGGGCCAGGACTTCTTTGGCGTGCCCTTCGACACGACCTGGACCACGACGGGCTACTTGTCGAAGAAGCACTTGCAGCCGCTGACCGAAGTGCCGGCCGCTACCAAGGGCGATGGCAACCTCAACTTCCAGGCCATCCGCTACGCCGAGGTGCTGCTGATAGAGGCCGAGGCCCTGAACGAAGCCGGCAACGGGGCGGCCGCCCTGGCACCCCTCAATCAGGTGCGCAAGCGGGCCCGCGAAAGCTACCTCTACGACGCTACCCTGCCGGGCGCGGGCACCGTGCCGCCGGGCCTGCTACCCGACATCACCACCACCGACCAGAGCCAGCTGCGCGACCTCATCCGGCAGGAGCGGCGCGTAGAATTGGCTACCGAGTTTCAGCGCTTTTTCGACATCATCCGCTACGGGCAGGCCTACGCGACCCAGGCCCTGCGCGGCAAGCCCAATTTCAACTACACCAAAAACCGGTTTTTCCCCATTCCGCAGAGCGAGCGGGATACCAATAAAAAGCTGGGTATCTGA